One region of Haloprofundus salilacus genomic DNA includes:
- a CDS encoding ferritin-like domain-containing protein, producing the protein MTTDSIDELFIEGLQELYYTEQQLVDALEILADQTNDEAASQAFSEHRDETMGHVERLEQVFEQIGEEPQEKEEQVVKALINEHEQFAQENEGDVLDRYNMEVGQKTEHYEIASYGSITSLAEKTGHDEAADVLAETLREEEQALDEVTQATEQFDQQKIAGD; encoded by the coding sequence ATGACCACTGATTCGATAGACGAACTCTTCATTGAAGGGCTACAGGAGCTGTACTACACCGAACAACAACTCGTCGATGCGCTCGAGATCCTCGCCGACCAGACGAACGACGAGGCCGCCAGTCAGGCGTTCTCGGAACATCGCGACGAGACGATGGGACACGTCGAGCGACTGGAGCAGGTGTTCGAGCAGATAGGCGAGGAACCGCAGGAGAAGGAAGAGCAAGTCGTGAAGGCGCTGATAAACGAACACGAACAGTTCGCGCAGGAGAACGAGGGCGACGTGCTCGACCGATACAACATGGAAGTCGGACAGAAGACCGAGCACTACGAGATCGCCTCGTACGGGAGCATCACCTCGCTGGCCGAGAAAACCGGCCACGACGAGGCGGCCGACGTCTTAGCCGAGACGCTCCGGGAGGAAGAGCAGGCGCTCGATGAGGTCACGCAGGCAACCGAGCAGTTCGACCAACAGAAGATCGCGGGCGACTGA
- a CDS encoding spermidine synthase yields the protein MSMNRSLDALRLTKPELAVFVSGVASMGLEILAGRMIAPQFGSSIYTWGSIIGVFLAALSYGYHRGGKLAARQATNDRMARVFLLTAAYVAGLIFLGDLLLRATSGFPLPSRFASLPAITLLFGPPTYLLGYVSPYAAELSAKNGLGEASGHVYALGTIGSIVGAFATTYFLIPSLGVEQIALVFGLLSVTTALVLARPGIDRDQLVSGGFVVVLLVAAIGSGAAGLSVEGRVVYETQTPYQELQVVDLGDTRTLYLDGQRHSAMDKSDPDRHVFDYTRYFHLPLLMNDDVDRVLFIGGGGFTGPKRFAEDYDATVDVAEIDPEVIDAAEEYFRVEESENLNIYNTGGRQFLQETNHTYDLIVLDAYQKDKVPFELTTEEFMRLADSRLSEDGILFANVISAPTGPASKFYRAEYKTMSQVFPQVYSFPTAQGSVVQNIEVIATKNESVVTEEQLLARNDRRDIGIDLEGEIRNYQRTTETGDVPVLRDDRAPVDSLLDPMVGQRYVIQQSNGTNSSGETAESQFASNGQEPGTVDAPATRPPLPIAATVDREQEVTS from the coding sequence ATGAGCATGAACCGTTCCCTCGACGCCCTCCGGTTGACGAAGCCGGAACTGGCGGTGTTCGTCTCGGGGGTCGCCAGCATGGGGCTGGAGATTCTCGCCGGGCGGATGATCGCGCCCCAGTTCGGCAGCAGCATCTACACGTGGGGGAGCATCATCGGCGTCTTCCTCGCCGCGCTCAGCTACGGCTACCACCGCGGCGGGAAACTGGCGGCCCGGCAGGCGACCAACGACCGCATGGCGCGGGTGTTTCTGCTGACGGCGGCGTACGTCGCCGGACTCATCTTTCTCGGCGACCTGCTGTTGCGGGCGACGTCGGGCTTTCCGCTTCCCAGTCGGTTCGCGTCGCTTCCGGCTATCACGCTGTTGTTCGGGCCGCCGACGTACCTCCTCGGCTACGTTAGCCCCTACGCTGCGGAACTCTCCGCGAAGAACGGATTGGGCGAGGCGTCGGGGCACGTCTACGCGCTCGGGACCATCGGCAGCATCGTCGGGGCGTTCGCGACGACGTACTTTCTCATCCCCTCGCTCGGCGTCGAACAGATAGCGCTCGTCTTCGGACTGCTCTCGGTCACGACGGCGCTCGTGCTCGCCCGCCCCGGTATCGACCGCGACCAACTCGTCTCCGGCGGATTCGTCGTTGTCCTCCTCGTCGCCGCAATCGGAAGCGGGGCCGCCGGACTCTCCGTCGAAGGTCGCGTCGTCTACGAGACGCAGACGCCGTACCAGGAACTGCAGGTCGTCGACCTCGGCGACACGCGGACGCTGTATCTCGACGGCCAGCGGCACAGCGCGATGGACAAGAGCGACCCCGACCGCCACGTCTTCGACTACACCCGGTACTTCCACCTCCCGCTCCTGATGAACGACGACGTAGACCGCGTGCTGTTCATCGGCGGCGGCGGGTTCACCGGCCCGAAACGGTTCGCCGAGGACTACGACGCCACCGTCGACGTGGCCGAGATCGACCCCGAGGTCATCGACGCAGCCGAGGAGTACTTCCGGGTCGAGGAGTCCGAGAACCTGAATATCTACAACACCGGCGGGCGGCAGTTCCTCCAGGAAACGAACCACACGTACGACCTCATCGTCCTCGACGCCTACCAGAAGGACAAGGTGCCGTTCGAGTTGACCACCGAGGAGTTCATGCGACTCGCGGACAGTCGACTCTCCGAGGACGGCATCCTGTTCGCGAACGTCATCTCCGCACCCACCGGCCCGGCGTCGAAGTTCTACCGCGCGGAGTACAAGACGATGTCGCAGGTGTTCCCGCAGGTGTACAGTTTCCCGACCGCTCAGGGGAGCGTCGTCCAGAACATCGAGGTCATCGCGACGAAGAACGAGTCGGTCGTCACCGAGGAGCAACTCCTCGCACGGAACGATCGCCGGGACATCGGCATCGACCTCGAGGGCGAGATACGGAACTACCAGCGGACGACCGAGACCGGCGACGTGCCGGTGCTGCGCGACGACCGCGCGCCCGTCGATAGCCTGCTCGACCCGATGGTCGGTCAGCGGTACGTGATTCAGCAGTCGAACGGGACGAATTCGTCAGGCGAGACGGCGGAGTCACAGTTCGCGTCGAATGGGCAAGAGCCGGGGACAGTCGACGCGCCAGCCACTCGACCACCCCTTCCGATAGCCGCTACCGTCGACCGAGAACAGGAAGTAACGAGCTAG
- a CDS encoding ROK family protein — protein MSSATNVVVVDIGSTRVRYGRGTERGPVAVHAEPTRADALAEQLVDAVETVRARSPGPLQGVSVSTTGLVDAERGVVAEFDADDGTRRYDIPLAEAVDDAFGLPTALQNDCTAAALGEYRFGEGRGYDSVAHVTFGTGIGAGVVEGGRAIRGERGYAAEVGLFSIRADGELSSSGVRGAWEAYCSGRGIPNFARQLLAEDERTSSLRELDELTAPVVFDAAGDGDDVAQTLLDRIARYNAAGIGTLVNAYDPGVVTLGGSVALNNAEWMLSGIREHLDDYVLAADPPPVRLTMLGEDIELYGAAAAVLGPAAETSSVEQVGD, from the coding sequence GTGAGTTCAGCGACCAACGTCGTCGTCGTCGACATCGGCAGTACCCGCGTGCGATACGGCCGCGGGACGGAGAGAGGTCCCGTAGCGGTTCACGCAGAGCCCACCCGCGCCGACGCGCTGGCCGAGCAGTTGGTCGACGCCGTTGAGACCGTCCGTGCCCGGTCGCCCGGTCCGCTTCAGGGTGTTTCGGTCTCGACGACGGGACTGGTCGACGCCGAACGGGGCGTCGTCGCCGAGTTCGACGCCGACGACGGCACGAGACGGTACGATATTCCGCTCGCCGAGGCTGTCGACGACGCCTTCGGGCTGCCGACGGCCCTCCAGAACGACTGCACCGCCGCCGCGCTCGGCGAGTATCGGTTCGGCGAGGGTCGCGGCTACGACTCCGTCGCGCACGTCACCTTCGGGACGGGCATCGGGGCAGGGGTCGTCGAAGGCGGCCGAGCGATTCGAGGTGAGCGAGGCTACGCTGCGGAGGTCGGGTTGTTCTCCATCCGCGCCGACGGCGAACTATCGAGCAGCGGCGTACGGGGCGCCTGGGAGGCGTACTGCTCCGGGCGCGGGATACCGAACTTCGCTCGCCAGCTGCTCGCCGAGGACGAGCGGACGTCGTCGCTGCGCGAACTCGACGAGCTAACCGCACCGGTGGTGTTCGACGCCGCGGGCGACGGCGACGACGTGGCTCAGACGCTCCTCGACCGAATCGCCCGCTACAACGCCGCCGGAATCGGGACGCTCGTCAACGCCTACGACCCGGGTGTGGTGACACTCGGAGGTTCGGTCGCGCTCAACAACGCCGAGTGGATGCTCTCGGGAATCCGAGAACACCTCGACGACTACGTTCTCGCCGCCGACCCGCCGCCGGTGAGACTCACCATGCTCGGCGAAGATATCGAACTGTACGGCGCTGCCGCAGCGGTGCTCGGTCCGGCGGCAGAGACATCGTCGGTCGAACAGGTCGGAGACTGA
- a CDS encoding alpha/beta hydrolase family protein: protein MRVHFSDPTFDYQTLRTMAYATYRGAEPGECLATVERIDGTDFEAWYTEWRRTADRVAVAGEYAEAENHDETARDAFFRAHNYYRTAEFFLDGDDSRRVPTYERSRKAFQRALDYLDASVEEVEIPYEGTQLPGYLFTPDGSSGRDPAGDDTSDGNSSDGGPSEWPTVVCLGGFDSLAEELYFLCGVPAALERGYGCFIFDGPGQGAPLRIEGLKARTDWENVLGPVLDALVDDPRVDADRIGVVGASMGGYYAPRAAAFDDRIAACVAFDHCFDLWSAAAHGQERLAALVDYAPGVLVNAMAALGARVDAGSRWRMENSRWVFGTDAANLRRTLREYSLRDVANRITCPTLALAGEDDHLIPLPLVYEFADAVAGPTTTRVFTTEEGAGEHCQVGNLSLAHGEIYDWFDETLAEP, encoded by the coding sequence ATGCGCGTTCACTTCTCGGACCCGACGTTCGACTATCAGACGCTCCGGACGATGGCGTACGCGACGTACCGCGGAGCCGAACCGGGCGAGTGTCTGGCGACCGTCGAGCGAATCGACGGGACCGACTTCGAGGCATGGTACACCGAGTGGCGGCGCACCGCCGACCGGGTCGCGGTCGCCGGCGAGTACGCCGAAGCGGAGAACCACGACGAGACGGCCCGAGACGCCTTCTTTCGGGCGCACAACTACTATCGAACCGCCGAGTTCTTCCTCGACGGCGACGACTCCCGCCGCGTCCCGACGTACGAGCGCAGTCGAAAGGCGTTCCAGCGCGCGCTCGACTACCTCGACGCCTCGGTCGAGGAGGTCGAGATACCGTACGAGGGCACGCAGCTCCCCGGGTATCTGTTCACCCCCGACGGATCGTCCGGCAGGGACCCGGCCGGCGACGATACATCCGACGGCAACTCGTCCGATGGCGGCCCGTCCGAATGGCCGACCGTCGTCTGCCTCGGCGGGTTCGACTCGCTCGCCGAGGAACTGTACTTTCTCTGCGGCGTCCCGGCCGCGCTCGAACGCGGCTACGGTTGCTTTATCTTCGACGGACCGGGACAGGGCGCGCCGCTCCGAATCGAGGGCCTCAAGGCGCGAACCGACTGGGAGAACGTTCTCGGGCCGGTGCTGGACGCGCTCGTCGACGACCCGCGCGTCGACGCCGACCGAATCGGCGTCGTCGGCGCGAGTATGGGCGGGTACTACGCGCCGCGGGCGGCAGCCTTCGACGACCGAATCGCCGCCTGCGTCGCGTTCGACCACTGTTTCGATCTCTGGTCAGCGGCGGCCCACGGTCAAGAACGGCTCGCGGCGCTCGTCGACTACGCTCCCGGCGTACTCGTCAACGCGATGGCCGCACTCGGCGCGCGCGTCGACGCCGGGTCGCGCTGGCGGATGGAGAACTCGCGGTGGGTGTTCGGCACCGACGCCGCGAACCTCCGTCGGACGCTCCGCGAGTACTCGCTCCGCGACGTCGCCAACCGAATCACCTGCCCGACGCTCGCGCTCGCGGGCGAGGACGACCACCTGATTCCGCTCCCGCTCGTCTACGAGTTCGCCGACGCTGTCGCGGGACCGACGACGACGCGCGTGTTCACGACCGAGGAGGGCGCGGGCGAGCACTGCCAAGTCGGTAACCTGTCGCTCGCTCACGGCGAAATATACGACTGGTTCGACGAGACGCTCGCTGAACCGTAA
- a CDS encoding QueT transporter family protein produces the protein MDDIIEMWKDVRMVMLTVVIAAVYAAALIPSQGLVILPHLTTVRPGNVFPVVFSLLFGPAAAWGSAFGNLFSDAFSGTLTWGSAFGFVGNFFYGFVAYRLWGNLGRLSSGEEPTMGSTKQLVEFLVVAFVASTLTAAIIAWGVDLLGLVPFSVLAVIITLNNFVAVALLGPPLLYLLYPRVKEAGLLYSDLMTRDELRVVSQRQYRAAVGLAVVAVGWTAVGVAVGVFFDGVPLGTMLGSEAAVGGSSVEAAIGGVAFVLVLGFAALTTERLSSLVGGDEAAPVEELLEVPSDDALDDVFDDAIGEVVDESAEEVSDESYE, from the coding sequence ATGGACGATATCATCGAGATGTGGAAAGACGTGCGGATGGTGATGCTCACCGTCGTCATCGCGGCGGTGTACGCGGCGGCGTTGATTCCGTCACAGGGACTCGTCATCCTGCCGCACCTGACGACCGTTCGGCCGGGAAACGTCTTCCCGGTCGTGTTCAGCCTGCTGTTCGGCCCGGCGGCGGCGTGGGGATCGGCGTTCGGTAACCTCTTCAGCGACGCGTTCAGCGGCACGCTCACTTGGGGTTCGGCGTTCGGGTTCGTCGGGAACTTCTTCTACGGCTTCGTCGCCTACCGACTCTGGGGGAACCTCGGCCGACTCTCCAGCGGCGAGGAGCCAACGATGGGTTCGACGAAACAACTCGTCGAGTTCCTCGTCGTCGCGTTCGTCGCCTCGACGCTGACGGCGGCCATCATCGCGTGGGGCGTCGACCTACTCGGACTCGTCCCGTTCTCGGTGTTAGCGGTCATCATCACACTCAACAACTTCGTCGCCGTCGCGCTCCTCGGGCCGCCGCTTCTGTATCTGCTCTACCCGCGCGTCAAGGAGGCGGGACTGCTCTACTCTGACCTGATGACGAGAGACGAACTCCGAGTCGTCTCGCAGCGGCAGTACAGGGCCGCAGTCGGGCTCGCCGTCGTCGCCGTCGGGTGGACCGCCGTGGGCGTCGCCGTCGGCGTCTTCTTCGACGGCGTCCCGTTGGGAACGATGCTCGGCAGCGAGGCGGCCGTCGGCGGGTCGTCGGTAGAGGCGGCCATCGGCGGCGTCGCGTTCGTCCTCGTTCTCGGGTTCGCCGCGCTCACGACCGAACGACTCTCGTCGCTCGTCGGCGGTGACGAAGCCGCGCCGGTCGAGGAACTCCTCGAAGTACCCAGCGACGATGCCCTGGACGACGTGTTCGACGACGCCATCGGCGAAGTCGTCGACGAGTCCGCAGAAGAAGTGAGCGACGAGTCGTACGAGTGA
- a CDS encoding low temperature requirement protein A, with the protein MKTRFPLSRGLGRPLSVYTDEGEAVRHATWLELFFDLVFVVAVAELASHLHGNLTPVEVGHFATQFLLVWWVWLAYSYYADLYDTTDTFSRLAMIVAMFLVIFLSETVPGALHGESFAFALAVFLLRLFLTGLYLRARSMDTEAKAFHNYWIASDALTTLVWGISLFVPPPGRYGLWIASFVISIAGVFVVYLGFSEVLVQVSHFPERLGLMTILVLGETIIAVSVGTDLEASLGSFEPMIIVVAAFGFSISVCAWWLYFRHFDERLIDRLLRVESDDWLRARERGLVYVFSHYFVHAGIVASGVGVGAAIEATIHHHALEPGGLLALCLGTAAFMLGSGVCHRATPSAIDTIVFKTRVGLSTVLCLLVFVGGALGPVTLVGVISVVFVAAVVFEELQPRARTTLAGVRA; encoded by the coding sequence ATGAAGACGAGATTTCCGCTCTCTAGAGGGTTGGGGCGGCCGCTGTCAGTGTACACCGACGAGGGAGAAGCGGTTCGGCACGCGACGTGGCTCGAACTGTTCTTCGACTTGGTCTTCGTCGTCGCCGTCGCCGAACTCGCGAGCCACCTCCACGGGAATCTAACGCCGGTAGAGGTAGGGCACTTTGCTACGCAGTTCCTGCTCGTCTGGTGGGTGTGGTTGGCGTACAGCTACTACGCGGACCTCTACGATACGACCGACACGTTCTCGCGGCTGGCGATGATCGTCGCGATGTTTCTCGTCATCTTCCTGTCGGAGACCGTTCCTGGCGCACTCCACGGTGAGTCGTTCGCGTTCGCGCTCGCCGTCTTCCTGCTCCGACTGTTTCTGACGGGACTCTATCTTCGCGCGCGCAGCATGGACACCGAGGCGAAGGCGTTTCACAACTACTGGATAGCCTCCGACGCGCTGACGACGCTCGTCTGGGGTATCTCGTTGTTCGTCCCGCCGCCGGGACGCTACGGGCTCTGGATCGCCTCGTTCGTCATCAGCATCGCCGGGGTGTTCGTCGTCTACCTCGGGTTCAGCGAGGTGCTCGTACAGGTTTCGCACTTCCCCGAGCGGTTGGGCCTCATGACGATACTGGTCCTCGGCGAGACCATCATCGCGGTGTCGGTCGGCACTGATCTCGAAGCGTCCCTCGGCAGCTTCGAGCCGATGATTATCGTCGTCGCGGCGTTCGGGTTCTCTATCTCTGTCTGCGCGTGGTGGCTCTACTTCCGACACTTCGACGAGCGCCTCATCGACCGCCTCCTGCGGGTCGAATCCGACGACTGGCTGCGTGCGAGAGAGCGCGGTCTCGTCTACGTCTTCAGCCACTACTTCGTCCACGCCGGAATCGTTGCCTCGGGGGTGGGAGTCGGCGCCGCCATCGAGGCGACGATACACCACCACGCGCTCGAACCCGGGGGCCTCCTCGCGCTCTGTCTCGGGACGGCGGCGTTCATGCTCGGAAGCGGCGTCTGTCACCGGGCGACGCCCTCAGCGATAGACACCATCGTGTTCAAGACACGGGTCGGACTGTCGACGGTGCTCTGTCTGCTCGTCTTCGTCGGCGGGGCGCTCGGACCGGTCACGCTCGTCGGCGTCATCTCGGTCGTCTTCGTCGCCGCCGTCGTCTTCGAGGAGCTACAACCCAGAGCGAGAACGACTCTGGCGGGGGTACGGGCGTGA
- a CDS encoding pyridoxamine 5'-phosphate oxidase family protein has translation MSDTSDRTQSTVPPEVEERITAKPMMAHFATCVDGRPHVAPVWYHYDDGTLELLTTGKKLANVRRNSRVAVSIQEDDAGDAKWRATLLGTATVVEDDEETAAAARRINPKYGADPDAWPENTLVRVDVGTSTYESY, from the coding sequence ATGAGCGACACGAGCGACCGTACGCAGAGCACAGTTCCGCCGGAAGTCGAGGAGCGAATCACCGCGAAGCCGATGATGGCGCACTTCGCGACGTGCGTCGACGGCCGACCGCACGTCGCCCCGGTCTGGTACCACTACGACGACGGGACGCTCGAACTGCTGACGACGGGCAAGAAACTCGCAAACGTGCGCCGGAACTCCCGCGTGGCCGTCTCCATACAGGAGGACGACGCGGGCGACGCAAAGTGGCGCGCCACGCTCCTCGGCACGGCGACGGTGGTCGAAGACGACGAGGAGACGGCGGCGGCGGCCCGGCGCATCAACCCGAAGTACGGCGCGGACCCGGACGCGTGGCCCGAGAATACGCTCGTCCGCGTCGACGTCGGGACTTCAACGTACGAGTCGTACTGA
- a CDS encoding right-handed parallel beta-helix repeat-containing protein gives MAVTGVRHVVLVVAVLCLSQTCLGVGPTQVDDGGATPIAECTELTEPGHYELTRNLTSDTGRCLVVSANDVVVEGDGHAVRGDGRFGTAGVVVGSWERPTRNVTVENLTVSNWDDSVRATRVANLHVQGVVARGSRVGFSLRAVTESVVANTTATRNSVYGVSLSDRSRSNRLRNVTATENALFGVHLVGDSTNTTLSGVLAARNDHGIALVGSRNTTVRDSRVVSNRVAGVWSSSARGTRVTNTTLTNRLYGVALADGTAETTLDDNTVVGNAVGVRLRDSDRNRILDNRVRNNRDGVLLIESDGALVTRNVLRNNSRGVTLLASDDARVVGNSFVDNERRVVVRRGSKNVTVADD, from the coding sequence GTGGCCGTGACCGGGGTTCGACACGTCGTCCTCGTCGTCGCGGTCCTCTGTCTCTCGCAGACGTGTCTCGGCGTCGGGCCGACGCAGGTCGACGACGGCGGAGCGACGCCCATCGCCGAGTGTACCGAACTCACCGAACCCGGCCACTACGAACTGACGCGGAACCTCACGAGCGACACCGGGCGGTGTCTCGTCGTAAGTGCCAACGACGTCGTCGTCGAGGGCGACGGCCACGCGGTTCGCGGCGACGGACGCTTCGGCACTGCGGGCGTCGTCGTCGGGTCGTGGGAGCGCCCGACGAGAAACGTCACCGTCGAGAACCTCACCGTCTCGAACTGGGATGACTCGGTGCGAGCGACCCGCGTCGCGAACCTGCACGTCCAGGGCGTCGTGGCACGGGGGAGTCGAGTCGGGTTCTCGCTTCGAGCGGTCACGGAGAGCGTCGTCGCGAACACGACGGCGACGCGAAACAGCGTCTACGGCGTGTCGCTGTCGGACCGGAGTCGGTCGAACCGCCTCCGAAACGTCACGGCGACGGAGAACGCGCTGTTCGGCGTCCACCTCGTCGGCGACTCGACGAACACGACGCTCTCGGGCGTGTTGGCGGCGCGAAACGACCACGGCATTGCGCTCGTCGGGAGCCGAAACACGACGGTTCGGGACAGCCGTGTCGTCTCGAACCGTGTCGCGGGCGTCTGGAGTTCTTCGGCGCGCGGGACCCGGGTGACGAACACGACGCTGACGAACCGGCTGTACGGCGTCGCGCTGGCGGACGGCACCGCCGAGACGACGCTCGACGACAACACCGTCGTCGGCAACGCCGTCGGTGTCCGACTCCGCGACAGTGACCGAAACCGGATTCTCGACAATCGGGTCAGAAACAACCGCGACGGCGTCCTGCTCATCGAGAGCGACGGGGCACTCGTCACCCGCAACGTCCTGCGGAACAACAGCCGCGGCGTCACGCTGCTCGCGTCCGACGACGCGCGCGTCGTCGGGAACTCGTTCGTCGATAACGAGCGACGGGTCGTGGTTCGGCGCGGGAGCAAGAACGTCACGGTCGCGGACGACTGA
- the sugE gene encoding quaternary ammonium compound efflux SMR transporter SugE — MSWLLLLIAGAFEMVWALGLKYTDGFTEFWPSVGTLAAMAVSVYLLAQAVENLPVGTAYAVWTGIGAAGTAIAGIYLFDEPFTVTRIGFVGLIVLGVVGLQATGAGH; from the coding sequence ATGTCGTGGTTACTCCTCCTCATTGCGGGGGCGTTCGAGATGGTGTGGGCGCTCGGACTGAAGTACACCGACGGGTTCACCGAGTTCTGGCCGAGCGTCGGGACGCTCGCGGCGATGGCAGTGAGCGTCTACCTGCTCGCCCAAGCCGTCGAAAATCTCCCCGTGGGCACGGCGTACGCCGTCTGGACCGGTATCGGCGCGGCAGGAACCGCCATCGCAGGCATCTACCTGTTCGACGAACCGTTCACCGTCACCCGCATCGGATTCGTCGGTCTCATCGTCCTCGGCGTCGTCGGTCTGCAAGCGACCGGCGCGGGTCACTGA
- a CDS encoding TMEM175 family protein gives MSQLEAPDARGRIDALSDGLFAIVLTLLVLQFEVPSLPHGRVGAELLAALWGMRSLVFSYLLSFFSVSLYWVVHHDLFRHVVDYDRRLLYLNFVYLLFVSFLPFPTELLGIYGGAVAWTLYALNLATIGILTTVLWWYTASYDLLEPELGLRTTRLIVLRSLIAPTVFLLSIGVAAVDVTFAYVTPFLIGPLQSLWTRRFDLSDYVF, from the coding sequence ATGAGTCAACTCGAAGCACCGGACGCGAGGGGCCGAATCGACGCGCTGAGCGACGGCCTGTTCGCCATCGTCCTCACACTGCTCGTCCTCCAGTTCGAGGTACCGTCCCTCCCTCATGGACGGGTCGGAGCGGAGCTGTTGGCGGCCCTGTGGGGGATGCGCTCACTCGTCTTCAGCTACCTCCTGAGTTTCTTCAGCGTCAGTCTCTACTGGGTCGTCCACCACGACCTCTTTCGCCACGTCGTCGACTACGACCGACGCCTGCTCTACTTGAATTTCGTCTACCTGCTTTTCGTCTCGTTTCTCCCGTTCCCCACGGAACTACTCGGCATCTACGGCGGGGCGGTTGCGTGGACGCTCTACGCGCTCAACCTGGCCACAATCGGGATCCTCACGACGGTTCTGTGGTGGTATACGGCCTCGTACGATCTCCTCGAACCCGAACTCGGTCTCCGGACGACCCGACTCATCGTCCTCCGGTCGCTCATCGCACCGACCGTGTTCTTGCTCTCCATCGGCGTCGCTGCCGTTGACGTCACGTTCGCCTATGTCACGCCGTTTCTCATCGGCCCGCTCCAGTCGTTGTGGACCCGACGGTTCGATCTCTCAGACTACGTATTTTGA
- a CDS encoding NAD(P)H-hydrate dehydratase gives MEELLQRLTERSGADKGDNGRVGVVAGSIDFTNQPALVGEAAMRSGSDVVRALTPEEIFPIVAGYSKNLLVSRYADDRLSEESLDAALTLADWSDALIVGPGLYDPEPETVQRLISEADVPVVVDADAIRPAVGTDLEGTIFTPDTDETERIEEEYGSLDDFATETGATVVLTGGTDEVFAEGVHWTNETGTPAMTVAGTGDVLCGIVGSLLGQGFDHVEAAKLGTWLVGQAGELADEEYGDGLLATDIIEQIPAAMN, from the coding sequence ATGGAGGAGCTTCTACAACGACTGACCGAGCGGTCGGGAGCCGACAAGGGGGACAACGGGAGAGTCGGCGTCGTCGCCGGGAGTATCGACTTCACGAACCAGCCCGCACTCGTCGGCGAGGCGGCGATGCGGAGCGGGTCTGACGTCGTTCGCGCGCTCACCCCGGAGGAGATATTTCCGATCGTCGCCGGCTACTCGAAGAACCTGCTCGTCAGTCGCTACGCCGACGACCGCCTCTCGGAGGAGTCGTTGGACGCCGCGCTGACGCTGGCCGACTGGAGCGACGCGCTCATCGTCGGTCCGGGGCTGTACGACCCCGAACCCGAGACGGTACAGCGTCTGATCTCCGAGGCCGACGTCCCCGTCGTCGTCGACGCCGACGCCATCCGTCCGGCGGTCGGGACGGACCTCGAAGGAACGATATTCACCCCCGACACCGACGAGACAGAACGCATCGAGGAGGAGTACGGCTCGCTTGACGATTTCGCGACGGAGACGGGCGCGACGGTCGTCCTGACGGGCGGCACGGACGAGGTGTTCGCGGAGGGCGTCCACTGGACGAACGAGACGGGGACGCCCGCGATGACCGTCGCGGGCACCGGCGACGTGCTCTGCGGTATCGTCGGCTCGCTCCTCGGACAGGGGTTCGACCACGTCGAGGCGGCGAAACTTGGCACGTGGCTCGTCGGTCAGGCGGGCGAACTCGCCGACGAGGAGTACGGAGACGGGCTGCTCGCGACCGACATCATCGAGCAAATTCCGGCGGCGATGAACTGA
- a CDS encoding HalOD1 output domain-containing protein → MAPTDDDPSITHPTGGHGESDRPLDGSDHRTAANDVEPPTIAVEYSVDDDQSLSEAVVFAVAEAEGCTALELDEPLYNWIDPDALDAVFRLSREEVTADRLFSFRAYGREVLVVDRRAVHVSHPVDT, encoded by the coding sequence ATGGCGCCAACCGATGACGACCCCAGTATCACCCACCCGACCGGGGGACACGGCGAGAGCGACCGTCCCCTCGACGGGTCAGATCACCGCACGGCCGCGAACGACGTCGAACCGCCGACGATCGCCGTCGAGTACAGCGTAGACGACGACCAGTCGCTGAGCGAGGCGGTCGTTTTCGCCGTCGCCGAGGCCGAAGGCTGCACCGCGCTCGAACTCGACGAACCGCTGTACAACTGGATTGATCCGGACGCGCTTGACGCAGTTTTCAGACTTTCGAGAGAGGAGGTGACCGCCGACCGACTGTTTTCGTTCCGCGCCTACGGCCGCGAGGTGCTCGTCGTCGACAGACGGGCCGTGCACGTCTCGCATCCGGTGGACACCTGA